Proteins found in one Lycium ferocissimum isolate CSIRO_LF1 chromosome 6, AGI_CSIRO_Lferr_CH_V1, whole genome shotgun sequence genomic segment:
- the LOC132058773 gene encoding SNF1-related protein kinase regulatory subunit beta-2 — MGNVNGREEIGDNSESGVDGGVHQETMDGEFMGQSPPSSPTASQSPLMFRPQMPVVPLQRPEEVHIANPSWMQTTSGYEDLNDEQGVPTLISWTYDGKEVAVEGSWDNWKSRNPLQRSGKDFTILKVLSSGVYQYRFIVDGQWRCSPDLPCVQDEVGNTYNILDVKDYVPEDIESISSFEPPQSPDCSYSNLQLGAEDYAKEPPLVPPHLQMTLLNVPATHMEIPPPLSRPQHVVLNHLYMQKGKSTPSVVALGSTNRFLSKYVTVVLYKSIQR; from the exons atGGGGAATGTTAATGGAAGAGAAGAGATTGGTGACAATAGTGAATCTGGGGTTGATGGTGGGGTCCACCAAGAAACTATGGATGGTGAATTTATGGGTCAATCTCCACCTTCAAGTCCTACAGCTTCTCAATCACCATTGATGTTTAGACCTCAG ATGCCAGTGGTCCCTTTACAAAGACCCGAGGAGGTGCATATCGCAAACCCTTCATGGATGCAAACCACCTCAGGATACGAAGACTTGAATGATGAGCAAGGAGTTCCCACATTGATATCATGGACCTATGATGGCAAAGAAGTTGCCGTGGAGGGATCATGGGATAATTGGAAATCAAG GAACCCTTTGCAAAGATCTGGGAAAGATTTCACCATTTTGAAGGTGCTTTCTTCCGGAGTTTACCAGTATAGGTTTATAGTTGATGGACAATGGAGGTGTTCCCCTGACTTGCCATGCGTCCAGGATGAAGTAGGAAATACTTACAACATTTTGGATGTGAAG GATTATGTGCCAGAAGATATCGAAAGCATTTCTAGTTTTGAACCTCCTCAGTCCCCAGATTGCAGTTACAGTAACTTGCAACTTGGAGCAGAGGACTACGCCAAGGAGCCACCTTTAGTTCCGCCTCATCTACAGATGACTTTGCTTAACGTTCCAGCAACTCACATGGAAATTCCACCTCCTTTGTCGAGACCTCAGCATGTGGTACTTAACCACCTCTACATGCAGAAGGGGAAGAGTACCCCATCTGTGGTAGCACTCGGTTCAACTAATCGATTCCTCTCCAAATATGTGACAGTCGTACTTTACAAGTCCATACAGAGGTGA